In Desulfoplanes formicivorans, a genomic segment contains:
- a CDS encoding BMP family protein, translated as MNGIGKTLALLFIVGLAILPMSAHAGKIKVAGIYTQPIQQKWDATLHKALTKSAAAGEIDYVWSEKISNTDYIRVLREYCESGADLIVGEAFGITRDVRKVAADYPKVAFLMGDSFGPHGSNLSVFDNYIHEPCYLMGMIAAKMSKTGKIGMVGGYPIGEVNRLFNAFMLGAKAVNPDVQFKVSFIGSWYDPPKAKEFAFAQVEAGVDVLYAERGGVVDAARKKGIIAFGNVNDMNLEENGKDVVVTSALWHMDAALGHAIEKVKAGTFTAEDYREWTMMAKGGSSLAPFHEFESRIPDEVKKLIAQQEQAIKSGALVIPINDEEPKSTF; from the coding sequence ATGAATGGAATAGGCAAAACCCTGGCGCTCCTCTTCATCGTGGGCCTGGCCATCCTTCCAATGAGCGCCCATGCCGGAAAAATCAAGGTGGCCGGCATCTATACCCAACCCATCCAGCAGAAATGGGACGCAACCCTGCACAAAGCCCTGACCAAAAGCGCGGCGGCCGGCGAGATCGACTATGTCTGGTCCGAAAAAATTTCCAATACCGACTATATCAGGGTTCTGCGCGAGTACTGCGAAAGCGGCGCCGATCTCATCGTGGGCGAGGCCTTCGGTATCACCCGTGATGTGCGCAAGGTGGCGGCTGATTATCCCAAAGTGGCTTTTCTCATGGGCGACTCCTTCGGTCCCCACGGTAGCAATCTGTCCGTCTTCGACAACTATATCCACGAACCCTGTTATCTCATGGGCATGATTGCCGCCAAGATGAGCAAAACCGGCAAGATCGGCATGGTCGGCGGCTACCCTATCGGGGAAGTCAACCGGCTGTTCAATGCCTTCATGCTCGGGGCAAAGGCAGTCAACCCCGACGTTCAATTCAAGGTTTCCTTCATAGGCTCTTGGTATGATCCGCCGAAGGCCAAGGAATTTGCTTTTGCCCAGGTGGAAGCAGGTGTAGACGTTCTCTACGCCGAACGCGGCGGGGTGGTGGACGCAGCCCGGAAAAAAGGGATCATTGCCTTTGGCAACGTCAACGACATGAACCTGGAAGAAAACGGCAAGGACGTGGTGGTCACATCGGCTCTGTGGCACATGGACGCTGCTCTCGGACACGCCATTGAAAAGGTCAAAGCAGGCACCTTCACGGCTGAAGACTACCGTGAGTGGACCATGATGGCCAAAGGCGGCTCGTCCCTGGCCCCCTTCCACGAGTTTGAGAGCCGGATTCCGGACGAGGTCAAAAAGCTCATCGCCCAACAGGAACAGGCCATCAAATCTGGGGCACTGGTAATCCCCATCAACGATGAGGAACCCAAATCCACCTTTTAA
- a CDS encoding FRG domain-containing protein, which translates to MTTNSDNYITVQLNTAKMKKQQKRHGKHVLSFQEYIGMLLPFNVSNDNVIINQIGCITSGNEDDLFLVQTSENTYRMMPGPEFSPRLYRGQSEYYPNCKPSLFRDQYTYKDQIYWTIKRLDLFNLIKFHPAVNDIMMNWRFDGLQFDFNLQAIAQHYQYPTKMLDLTRSKKVAMFFATHDFSQGIDNPKAAVGNLAVLYTIDIAKMIKTRHKTTDMMPIGLDPFPRPFAQKAFGLELGKNENLEHFPGVYTEKFIVTEDLAQKYSDAVGGAISLFPKDPFEDLIDSLRQNKTVTYKSIELSIQNNLLPSELSYEDVKSIILNEGYKITNQPIQCPENDILKKTANEWRRRRDLYIKNIKYRGCSDPL; encoded by the coding sequence ATGACCACTAACAGTGACAACTACATAACCGTGCAATTAAATACAGCCAAAATGAAAAAACAACAAAAAAGACATGGCAAGCATGTTTTATCATTTCAAGAATATATTGGGATGTTACTTCCTTTTAATGTTTCTAATGACAATGTAATTATTAATCAAATTGGATGTATAACATCAGGTAATGAAGATGATTTATTTTTAGTACAAACATCTGAAAATACGTACCGCATGATGCCTGGACCAGAATTTAGTCCGCGTCTATACAGAGGGCAATCAGAATATTATCCTAACTGTAAGCCAAGCTTGTTTCGCGATCAATACACATATAAAGATCAAATATACTGGACTATTAAGCGATTAGATTTATTCAATTTAATAAAATTTCATCCTGCAGTGAACGACATTATGATGAATTGGCGTTTTGATGGCCTACAATTTGATTTTAACTTGCAGGCAATTGCTCAGCACTACCAATACCCTACCAAAATGCTAGACCTTACCAGATCAAAAAAAGTGGCCATGTTCTTTGCTACCCATGATTTCTCACAAGGTATTGACAATCCAAAAGCTGCAGTGGGTAATTTAGCAGTTCTATATACCATAGATATTGCAAAAATGATTAAAACAAGACATAAAACTACAGATATGATGCCAATTGGCCTAGATCCATTTCCTAGACCTTTTGCACAAAAGGCTTTTGGCTTGGAGCTAGGTAAAAATGAAAATCTAGAACATTTTCCTGGTGTTTATACTGAAAAATTTATTGTTACAGAAGATCTTGCACAAAAATATAGCGATGCCGTTGGTGGAGCCATTTCACTTTTTCCAAAAGACCCATTTGAAGACCTTATAGATTCCTTGAGACAAAACAAAACAGTGACATACAAATCAATTGAATTATCGATTCAAAACAATTTACTACCTAGTGAACTTTCATATGAAGATGTAAAATCAATAATTCTAAATGAAGGTTATAAAATAACAAACCAACCCATTCAATGCCCTGAAAATGATATTCTCAAGAAAACCGCAAATGAATGGCGCAGAAGGCGTGACCTTTATATAAAAAACATTAAATATCGTGGTTGTTCAGATCCTTTATAA
- a CDS encoding cupin domain-containing protein — MTCILSTNAFALNEQSVTVDVLTKTTSSWNGETLPAYPNGQPEVTILKIEIPPKMKLPLHEHPVINAGVLLKGELTVVTTDNKTLHLKAGDPIVEVVDSLHYGINEGTEPAEIMVFYAGVKDKLITIKNIKDTNRK; from the coding sequence TTGACATGCATACTTTCAACCAATGCTTTTGCACTCAATGAACAAAGTGTCACTGTTGATGTTTTAACCAAAACAACATCAAGCTGGAACGGTGAAACCTTACCAGCCTATCCCAATGGGCAGCCAGAAGTAACAATACTCAAGATTGAAATTCCACCCAAAATGAAACTTCCGCTACATGAACACCCTGTAATTAACGCAGGTGTTTTATTGAAAGGTGAATTAACTGTTGTTACTACGGATAATAAAACCCTGCACCTCAAAGCCGGAGATCCCATTGTTGAAGTGGTTGATAGTCTTCACTACGGTATAAACGAAGGCACTGAACCAGCGGAAATAATGGTCTTTTATGCCGGAGTTAAGGACAAGCTCATAACCATAAAAAACATCAAAGACACGAATCGGAAATAA
- the eda gene encoding bifunctional 4-hydroxy-2-oxoglutarate aldolase/2-dehydro-3-deoxy-phosphogluconate aldolase — MQNILKAIQTAGIFPVVEIERLEDALPVAKALRDGGIAAMEITLRTPVACEAIKAVRQAYPDMLVGAGTVLTPEQVDQVREAGARYIVTPGFNPSVVNYCVANDLLIIPGIDSPTGIELALEAGLSAVKFFPAESRGGIKGLASMAAPFKGRIRFLPLGGINPDNLISYAKNDCVLAVGGTWIAKRNYIDAGRFDQITRNAQEALARLHGFELLAAEVGTNNDQTGLALLQTLAKVFVPTPVPGLVPLAASKTEAGSLCIACNNIQRAAVWLESNGQNVGPIDPTTRSARMSATIGNLSIQLVEKP; from the coding sequence ATGCAGAACATACTCAAAGCAATCCAGACCGCCGGCATCTTCCCGGTGGTTGAAATCGAACGACTTGAAGACGCCCTTCCCGTTGCCAAGGCCCTGCGTGACGGCGGCATCGCCGCCATGGAAATCACCCTCCGCACCCCGGTGGCCTGCGAGGCCATCAAGGCCGTTCGCCAGGCCTATCCCGACATGCTCGTTGGTGCCGGAACCGTGCTGACTCCCGAACAGGTGGACCAGGTCAGGGAGGCAGGTGCCCGTTACATTGTCACTCCGGGTTTCAACCCCAGCGTTGTCAACTACTGTGTTGCCAATGATCTGCTGATCATCCCCGGCATTGACAGTCCCACAGGTATCGAACTGGCTCTGGAAGCAGGCCTCTCGGCCGTCAAATTCTTTCCCGCCGAATCCCGAGGCGGCATCAAGGGACTGGCATCCATGGCCGCTCCCTTTAAGGGACGCATCCGATTTCTTCCCCTGGGCGGCATCAATCCGGACAATCTGATCAGTTACGCCAAAAATGACTGCGTTCTGGCTGTGGGCGGCACATGGATTGCCAAACGAAACTATATTGATGCCGGCCGGTTCGACCAGATCACCCGCAACGCCCAGGAAGCCCTGGCCCGTCTGCACGGCTTTGAACTCCTTGCAGCAGAGGTGGGCACCAACAACGACCAAACCGGTCTGGCCCTGCTCCAGACCCTGGCCAAGGTTTTTGTGCCTACTCCTGTTCCGGGACTTGTGCCCCTTGCCGCTTCCAAGACAGAGGCAGGCAGCCTGTGCATTGCATGCAACAACATTCAACGGGCAGCTGTCTGGCTTGAAAGCAACGGCCAGAACGTGGGCCCCATTGACCCCACCACCCGTTCGGCCCGAATGAGTGCAACCATAGGCAATCTCTCCATTCAACTCGTTGAAAAACCATAG
- a CDS encoding PQQ-dependent sugar dehydrogenase: protein MRSLRFMNYLFLWFVLLASGACAESSRTTIDGTAGSKLSAQSFGTFNEPWAMTFLPDGNLLITEKQGTLLLFHVDDRSKTPVANVPLVAYGGQGGLGDIILHPDYAQNHWVYLSYAEEDASGKRGAVVARARLRLPSASPRLEDLEVIWRQQPKVTGNGHYSHRLAFSPDGHLFITSGERQKQTPAQSWEQNLGKIIRLNPDGSVPHDNPFQDKGQLAKTFWTLGHRNMLGIAFDSQGQLWVHEMGPRHGDEFNRIVRGHNYGWPIVSWGDNYSGIPIPDHDTRPEFHAPTLYWIPTVAPSGLIIYSGSMFPQWQGNGFIGGLRSQCLLRITMQGEHAHEAERFAMGQRIREVEQGPQGALWVLEDEQGGRLIRLTPM, encoded by the coding sequence ATGCGATCATTGCGCTTCATGAACTACCTTTTTCTGTGGTTTGTCCTGCTGGCATCCGGTGCCTGTGCCGAGTCTTCCCGGACCACAATTGACGGTACTGCCGGATCAAAACTTTCTGCCCAGAGCTTTGGCACATTCAACGAACCCTGGGCCATGACCTTTCTGCCCGATGGCAACCTGCTCATAACCGAAAAACAGGGCACTCTGCTCCTTTTTCACGTGGATGACCGCTCCAAGACACCTGTCGCCAATGTTCCCCTGGTGGCCTACGGGGGTCAGGGCGGTTTGGGGGATATCATTCTCCACCCCGACTACGCCCAAAATCACTGGGTCTACCTGTCCTATGCCGAGGAGGATGCATCCGGGAAACGGGGAGCTGTTGTTGCCAGGGCCCGGCTGCGTCTCCCCTCTGCATCACCCCGACTGGAAGACCTTGAAGTCATCTGGCGGCAGCAACCCAAAGTCACGGGTAATGGGCATTACTCCCACCGCCTGGCCTTCAGCCCGGATGGGCATCTCTTCATCACCTCGGGTGAACGGCAAAAGCAAACACCTGCCCAAAGCTGGGAGCAGAATCTGGGCAAGATCATCCGGCTCAACCCTGACGGATCAGTCCCCCATGACAATCCGTTTCAGGACAAGGGCCAACTGGCCAAAACCTTCTGGACTCTGGGCCACCGCAATATGCTTGGCATTGCCTTTGACAGCCAGGGACAATTGTGGGTCCATGAAATGGGACCCCGGCATGGTGACGAATTCAACCGTATCGTGCGCGGCCACAATTACGGTTGGCCCATTGTATCCTGGGGCGACAACTACTCCGGCATTCCCATCCCGGATCATGATACCCGTCCGGAATTCCATGCCCCTACCCTCTACTGGATCCCCACTGTGGCCCCATCAGGTCTGATCATCTACTCCGGATCCATGTTCCCTCAATGGCAGGGCAATGGATTTATCGGCGGACTCCGCTCACAATGTCTGCTGCGCATCACCATGCAGGGTGAGCATGCCCACGAGGCTGAACGTTTTGCCATGGGCCAGCGCATTCGAGAGGTTGAGCAGGGCCCTCAAGGCGCCCTATGGGTGCTGGAGGATGAACAAGGCGGCCGCCTGATTCGGCTCACACCCATGTAG
- a CDS encoding amino acid ABC transporter permease: MNYDFNYQMMVNHLPAILTGLQNTILISLISIVLAVLWGVLVALARLSHKPWLRRSATVYVEFIRSTPLLVQVYFLFFGLPEFGIILPAFLVGVIALMLNSGAYAAEIIRAGIESIHTTQYEAADCLAMSYGQKMRYVILPQAFRNIFPPLIGQASYLVKDSALVSVMGVVDLTKAAAVTQAVTFRPLEAFLPAMAFYLVIILTLIYGTSFLEKRMRRW, from the coding sequence ATGAACTACGATTTCAACTACCAGATGATGGTCAATCATCTGCCGGCCATCCTCACAGGCCTGCAGAACACCATCCTCATCTCCCTCATCAGCATCGTGCTCGCCGTCTTGTGGGGAGTGCTGGTCGCCCTGGCCCGCCTCTCGCACAAACCATGGCTGAGGCGTTCGGCAACCGTGTACGTGGAATTCATCCGCTCAACACCCCTTCTGGTGCAGGTGTATTTCCTCTTTTTCGGTCTGCCTGAATTCGGCATCATCCTGCCCGCCTTTCTGGTGGGCGTCATTGCCCTGATGCTCAACTCGGGAGCCTATGCCGCCGAGATCATTCGGGCGGGCATCGAATCCATCCACACCACGCAATATGAAGCCGCCGACTGCTTGGCCATGTCCTATGGGCAAAAGATGCGCTACGTGATCCTGCCCCAGGCATTTCGAAACATTTTTCCCCCGCTCATCGGACAGGCATCCTATCTGGTCAAGGACTCGGCCCTGGTCTCTGTCATGGGCGTGGTCGACCTGACCAAGGCTGCCGCCGTCACCCAGGCCGTTACCTTCCGTCCGCTGGAAGCATTCCTGCCTGCCATGGCCTTTTACCTGGTCATCATCCTCACTCTCATTTACGGGACCTCGTTTCTCGAAAAACGCATGAGGAGATGGTAA
- a CDS encoding amino acid ABC transporter permease: MDILSMTGNLFILLAERGLPVTVLLAVAGFAFAILLGTITGLVRFLRIPVLSQLLRVYVDFMRGLPFLMILFFLFYVLPFFGLRLSALTTGILALSLHSGAYVSEIIRSALQSIPKVQHEAAKVLAMTTYQRMRYVIIPQAIRLTLPPLSGQIVLHIKDTSVVSVIALTELTRVARVQMQSNLEPLITFAVLSVFYIALCYPILHLSANLEKRLKHKTT; encoded by the coding sequence ATGGATATTCTTTCAATGACCGGCAATCTTTTCATTCTTCTTGCAGAGCGCGGACTGCCCGTAACGGTTCTTCTGGCCGTGGCCGGGTTCGCCTTTGCCATTCTCCTGGGAACCATCACCGGTCTGGTACGATTTCTCAGGATACCGGTTCTTTCCCAGCTTCTTCGTGTCTATGTGGATTTCATGCGCGGGCTGCCCTTCCTCATGATCCTGTTCTTCCTGTTCTACGTGCTGCCGTTCTTTGGCCTCAGGCTTTCGGCCCTGACAACGGGTATCCTGGCCCTGTCGTTGCATTCGGGCGCCTATGTCTCGGAAATCATCCGCAGCGCCCTCCAGTCCATCCCCAAGGTCCAGCACGAAGCGGCCAAGGTCCTGGCCATGACCACCTATCAGCGCATGCGGTACGTCATCATTCCCCAGGCCATCAGGCTGACCCTGCCTCCCCTTTCCGGGCAGATCGTCCTGCATATCAAGGACACGTCCGTGGTTTCCGTCATCGCCCTGACGGAGTTGACCCGCGTGGCCCGGGTCCAGATGCAGTCCAACCTGGAACCGCTCATCACCTTTGCGGTCCTGTCCGTCTTCTACATTGCGCTCTGCTACCCCATTCTCCATCTTTCCGCGAATCTGGAAAAACGGCTCAAACACAAGACAACCTAG
- a CDS encoding substrate-binding periplasmic protein has product MRKIWLLAILSLVTILGFGSVASAQTDLLDKIKSDGKIVIGTTLAAPPFAYRNDKGEPEGLEIDLMNKLGEYMGVEVEVADMAWGGLIPALLSQRIDLIGARMSATMERATKVVFAHPWLMTGTFAVARDGKGFKTWQDLNKPGVKVCAIAGAIGATVAKAKIPNAELVTYELDGDQLKALKDGRVDAALNDELIVMGFAKKVKGLTMLEGNIQPDAYAYAVRPDFESYRMKNWLDLFFATIMRTGEYGEIYEKWLGKPWQPDWNMHP; this is encoded by the coding sequence ATGCGTAAAATCTGGTTGTTGGCTATCCTTTCCCTCGTCACCATCCTTGGCTTTGGATCTGTGGCTTCGGCCCAGACCGACCTGCTGGACAAGATCAAAAGCGACGGCAAGATCGTCATCGGTACCACCCTGGCTGCCCCGCCCTTTGCCTACCGCAATGACAAGGGCGAACCCGAAGGCCTTGAAATCGACCTGATGAACAAGCTCGGCGAGTACATGGGCGTTGAAGTCGAGGTCGCCGACATGGCATGGGGCGGTCTCATCCCTGCCCTGCTTTCCCAGCGCATCGACCTGATTGGTGCCCGCATGTCAGCCACCATGGAGCGCGCCACCAAAGTGGTCTTTGCCCACCCCTGGCTCATGACAGGTACCTTTGCGGTTGCCCGTGACGGCAAGGGCTTCAAAACCTGGCAGGATCTGAACAAGCCCGGCGTAAAGGTCTGTGCCATTGCAGGGGCCATTGGCGCCACCGTGGCCAAGGCCAAGATCCCCAATGCGGAACTGGTCACCTATGAGCTGGACGGCGACCAGCTCAAGGCCCTCAAGGACGGCCGGGTGGACGCAGCTCTCAATGATGAGCTCATCGTCATGGGTTTTGCCAAGAAGGTCAAAGGGCTGACCATGCTCGAGGGCAACATTCAGCCCGACGCCTACGCCTATGCGGTCCGTCCGGACTTTGAATCCTACCGCATGAAGAACTGGCTGGACCTGTTCTTTGCCACTATCATGCGTACCGGCGAGTATGGTGAAATCTACGAAAAATGGCTTGGCAAGCCCTGGCAGCCCGACTGGAACATGCACCCGTAA
- a CDS encoding pyridoxal phosphate-dependent aminotransferase has product MKTLCESLNKMPRSGIRVIMDLASGMDDVIHMELGEPGFQTPDHIKEAACKAIHDGFTKYTANNGLLSLREACLGKIQRDGGQVGIQQIGIAPGSVFALAQAMMAVTNPGDEVLLSDPGWPNYYMQTIAMERTPVFYPLREENGFEPMMEDLEPLITPRTRVMIINTPSNPTGGVYSQKTIEKLVEFAKKHDIYILSDEVYDKIVFDGEHHSPLNIDPNGHVISIYGVSKAYAMTGWRVGYYSAPTEVAPQMNKILEPYVSCASAVSQKAAEAALNGPQDCIGTMVEAYRERRDLVMDKLQQEGFEFSRPKGAFYLMANISKAGMDSYTFAKELLKATGVATAPGLTFGQDSDKFIRFSFCADTEQIREGINRFCTFYNSKV; this is encoded by the coding sequence ATGAAAACTCTTTGCGAATCTCTCAACAAGATGCCCCGTTCCGGAATCCGTGTCATCATGGATCTGGCCTCGGGCATGGACGATGTCATCCACATGGAACTGGGCGAGCCCGGCTTCCAGACCCCCGATCACATTAAAGAGGCCGCCTGCAAGGCGATTCACGACGGTTTTACCAAATATACCGCCAACAACGGTCTGCTTTCCCTGCGTGAAGCCTGTCTGGGCAAGATACAAAGGGACGGTGGCCAGGTCGGCATCCAACAGATCGGTATTGCCCCGGGTTCCGTGTTTGCCCTGGCCCAGGCCATGATGGCCGTGACCAATCCCGGCGATGAAGTCCTGCTGTCTGATCCGGGCTGGCCCAACTATTACATGCAGACCATTGCCATGGAACGCACCCCGGTTTTCTACCCCCTGCGGGAGGAAAACGGTTTTGAGCCCATGATGGAGGATCTGGAGCCTTTGATCACCCCCCGCACCAGGGTCATGATCATCAACACCCCGTCCAATCCCACCGGAGGCGTGTATTCCCAAAAAACCATCGAAAAACTGGTGGAATTCGCCAAAAAACATGACATCTACATCCTTTCCGATGAAGTGTACGACAAGATCGTTTTTGACGGAGAACACCACTCGCCCCTGAATATCGATCCCAACGGCCATGTCATTTCCATCTACGGGGTATCCAAGGCCTACGCCATGACCGGCTGGCGCGTGGGCTATTACAGCGCTCCCACCGAGGTAGCCCCCCAGATGAACAAGATTCTGGAACCCTATGTATCCTGTGCCTCGGCAGTATCCCAGAAGGCAGCCGAGGCCGCGTTAAACGGTCCCCAGGACTGCATTGGCACCATGGTGGAAGCCTACCGGGAACGCCGAGATCTGGTCATGGACAAACTGCAACAGGAAGGTTTTGAATTCTCCCGTCCCAAGGGAGCCTTCTACCTCATGGCCAATATTTCCAAGGCCGGCATGGATTCCTACACCTTTGCCAAGGAACTGCTCAAGGCAACCGGCGTTGCCACGGCCCCGGGCCTGACCTTTGGCCAGGATTCGGACAAGTTCATCCGCTTCTCCTTTTGCGCGGACACCGAACAGATCCGGGAAGGCATCAACCGATTTTGCACGTTCTACAACAGCAAGGTGTAA
- a CDS encoding amino acid ABC transporter ATP-binding protein: protein MPIVSVHDLHKSFGTLEVLRGVSFDVEPGETVILAGPSGSGKSTMLRCLNGLEKIQAGEVIVDGTSVHAPDTDLLDLRRRVGMVFQSFNLFPHLTIMENITMPLTKVLGKDLDEAREIGRSLLDKVGIVDKVDVYPDNLSGGQQQRAAIARGLAMNPHVMLFDEPTSALDPELTGGILDVMGELSQSGMTMLVVTHEMGFARKAADRMIFMDGGVIVEEGSPSQLIDNPQNERTRQFMRQITHD from the coding sequence ATGCCCATAGTATCTGTTCACGATCTGCATAAAAGCTTCGGCACCCTTGAAGTCCTTCGAGGGGTCAGCTTTGATGTCGAACCCGGAGAAACCGTCATCCTTGCCGGACCCAGCGGTTCGGGCAAATCGACCATGCTCCGCTGCCTCAACGGCCTGGAAAAGATTCAGGCTGGTGAAGTCATTGTTGACGGGACCTCGGTGCACGCCCCGGACACGGACCTCCTCGATCTGCGGCGCCGCGTCGGCATGGTCTTCCAGAGCTTCAACCTGTTCCCCCATCTGACCATCATGGAAAACATCACCATGCCCCTGACCAAGGTTCTGGGAAAGGACCTTGACGAGGCCCGGGAAATCGGTCGGTCCCTGCTGGACAAGGTGGGCATCGTGGACAAGGTAGATGTCTATCCGGACAATCTTTCCGGGGGCCAGCAGCAGCGTGCGGCCATTGCCCGGGGTCTGGCCATGAATCCCCATGTCATGCTCTTTGACGAACCCACCTCGGCCCTGGACCCGGAACTCACCGGCGGTATTCTGGATGTCATGGGCGAACTCAGCCAGTCGGGCATGACCATGCTTGTGGTCACCCATGAAATGGGATTTGCCCGCAAGGCAGCCGACAGGATGATCTTCATGGATGGTGGAGTCATTGTTGAAGAAGGCTCGCCCAGTCAGCTCATTGACAATCCCCAGAACGAACGCACACGCCAATTCATGCGCCAGATTACCCACGATTAA
- a CDS encoding sugar kinase, whose translation MTRYAMFGEIMMRLKAPGYERLFQTPSLEVTMAGAEANVAVGLARLGEDVSFVTALPTNDLGIAVRDELRKHGVDVSKIAFCKGRLGLYFVESGANQRPIKVVYDRADSCIARAEPRVFNWRELLAHRDWFHITGITPAISETAMHCTLEAMKTARDMGLTVSCDLNLRATLWQYQVNHVDVYRRMMEYVDVLIGNEGHFQSCLGLSARVDEEDIYHNPTAYRPMADEVFEHWPNIKKIAITVRRTRSADHQSTAALLVTPEAMWTSSVFEMKDIVDRIGGGDAFTAGLLHALDKTGDSRETIDFAVAAGALKHSIPGDFLRATHEEIQTLAQGAAGRDQR comes from the coding sequence ATGACCCGCTATGCCATGTTTGGTGAAATCATGATGCGGCTCAAGGCCCCCGGATACGAACGGCTTTTCCAGACCCCATCCCTTGAAGTGACCATGGCTGGCGCCGAAGCCAATGTGGCTGTAGGCCTGGCCCGTCTTGGCGAAGATGTCTCTTTTGTCACGGCCCTGCCAACCAACGACCTTGGCATTGCCGTGCGGGATGAACTGCGCAAACACGGGGTGGATGTCTCCAAAATCGCCTTTTGCAAAGGTCGTCTTGGTCTGTACTTTGTGGAGTCCGGTGCCAACCAGCGGCCCATCAAGGTGGTGTACGACAGGGCCGATTCCTGCATTGCCAGGGCCGAGCCCCGAGTTTTCAACTGGCGCGAGCTCCTGGCCCATCGGGACTGGTTCCACATAACAGGCATCACCCCGGCCATTTCCGAAACAGCCATGCATTGCACCCTTGAGGCCATGAAAACCGCCAGGGACATGGGACTCACTGTTTCCTGCGACCTGAACCTGCGCGCAACCCTCTGGCAGTACCAGGTCAACCATGTTGACGTGTACCGTCGCATGATGGAATACGTGGACGTGCTCATCGGCAATGAGGGGCACTTTCAATCCTGTCTGGGCCTTTCTGCCCGGGTTGACGAAGAGGATATCTACCACAACCCGACAGCATACCGCCCCATGGCCGATGAGGTTTTTGAGCATTGGCCAAATATCAAAAAGATCGCCATCACGGTCCGCCGGACCCGATCCGCAGACCATCAGTCCACTGCCGCCCTGCTGGTCACCCCGGAGGCCATGTGGACCTCATCTGTTTTTGAAATGAAAGACATTGTGGACCGTATCGGCGGAGGCGACGCCTTTACTGCCGGTTTGCTGCATGCATTGGACAAGACAGGCGACTCCCGGGAAACCATTGATTTTGCAGTGGCTGCCGGGGCCCTGAAACACTCCATTCCCGGTGATTTCCTCCGGGCAACACATGAAGAAATACAGACCCTTGCCCAAGGTGCAGCGGGTCGGGATCAAAGATAA